The following is a genomic window from Pecten maximus chromosome 19, xPecMax1.1, whole genome shotgun sequence.
GTCTCCGCTAGGTGGCAGTAAGATATATAAATAGGTGTCTCTGCTAGGTTGCATTAAGAGCGATATATCTCAAGATCTATAACTCGGTGTCTCCGCTGGGTGGCAGTGGAAGGAAGCATAAAAAGAACAAGGCTGAATCCGCCAAGGATAAATAAAGTGTGAGGAGCGTCTAGAATTACTTGATTTCATTTTACTGGTCGTCTAACGTCCAAGCATTAGAACACCGCACCCCTTGTTCAGAATCATACAacgatatatatttcattttaaaatttaattaatttagaGCTTTACCACCCCTACTACCATCTCCACAACCCGCACATCCTTCCCAATGTCCCATCTTGCTATGTTGTAGTTTCCCTTTCTGCCACAGAAGCGATATTTTTCAATGGAGGTTAAAAACTGTTTTTCTCATGAAAATGACGGAATCGATTTCCATACGAAGCTGTTGAACTACATTTacctatattttatttttagtataGGCCGTCTCTGGTTTACTCCGAGCACAAacttacaaacaaacaaacaaacaatcaaacaatCCGACAATTAGATGCCCACGTGACCAATTAAGCTTGTTTACGCGGTAACAGACAGATAATGTCTTATAGGACAAGATGTTGACGACTCGCATCGTCTTGATATCATAGCAACCGTTGCTAAGGCGGAAGTACAGCTTAGTGATTATGAAGACCCTCCCGCACAAAACGTCTACCAACCTGCTGACTCCGTCATCCGTCCGTTCCCGGCTTGTCCACGGTGTCCGTCGAGGAGTGATTGCTGCATGTTTGAACCTCGGCACAAGCATGCTggcctgtctgtctgtctgaacGTATGTTTGTGGGGGATTGATCATACGGACGACAGGACCTAATTCTGGAATCCTCACCGTCTGCTCGTAGCCATAGCGACTGAACACCTTCTCGTCAACATCGAGCGGATCATTGTCCAGTTCCTCACGTGACACGCTGATACGTGGTAGACGGTACTGAATCACGTGCTCTACTTCCTGTTCATCATCGACGAATGAGCGCTCTCTACTTACTGTGGGGCGTTTCTCTCCCTGCACACTTCTTGCCGTTTTTGACCATCTGAAACAGAAAAGATGGGAATATAACAAGGTCATCCGATaaatcaaaggtcaaaggtcaaaggtgtATCCACATAGGGCACCAGGTCATATCGGGATGCAGGAAAGATCAGTGAAGTAGACATAGGTAAGCAATGTGTAAATCAAAGGTCACAGTTCAGGTTGAAGGTCACTTGTGTTGAGCCAAAGTCGATATTCAGTACCACGGCGAATAAATAGCTTACAACAGATGTTAGAATATAGGTGTCTTAACAGATGAGTTCAGAGAGGATAAGTGTAAAGATCATGGAGGCCACCAATTTAAAAATAGGAAGCCAGTGGTGTTAAGAAAAGGTCCACTGTGTAGAAATTGTGAAAAGCGGCAGCACTATCCGTGGATGTCACGTGACTTGTAAATTTATCTGAGGGTGTCACGTCGACCTTTAATATTACTTGAGGGTGTCACGTGACCTGTTATATTACCTGAGGGTGTCACGTCCACCTGTAATATTACCTGGGGTGTCACGTCAACCTTTAGTATTACCTGAGGGTGTCACGTGACCTGTTATATTACCTGAGGGTGTCACGTCGACATGTAATATTACCGGAGGGTGTCACGTGACCTGTAATATTACCTGAGGGTGTCACGTGACCTGTAATATTACCTGAGGGTGTCACGTCCACCTGTAATATTACCTGGGGTGTCACGTCAACCTTTAGTATTACCTGAGGGTGTCACGTGACCTGTAATATTACCTGAGGGTTTTACGTGACCTGTAGTATTACCTGAGGGTGTCGCGTGACCTATAGTATTACCTGAGGGTGTCACGTGACCTTTAGTATTACCTGAGGGTGTCACGTGACCTGTAATATTACCTGAGGGTGTTACGTGACCTGTAGTATTACCTGAGGGTGTCGCGTGACCTGTAGTATTACCTGAGGGTGTCACGTGACCTGTAGTATTACCTGAGGGTATGATGACCGTCGAACGGGTCAGTTTGGATAGCCGGTAAAGCTAAACAAAGTCCCGTACTGACTGCCATGCTCGTGTGTGTGACGTAGTTATCTCCTAACTAGCTGAACCGGTACATCCTATAAACTGTCGTCTGTCGTTAATCCTATTTAGGACGGACCAAGTCCGTGCGGTGTCCTTAACACAGAATATTTTTATTGACGGCCCAGGTCCGTCCGATGTCCGTAAGCTTTCTAACACTATTTTTGCTATTTCTTCGACTCGATATTCCGTCTGTTATCCGGGTACCATCCGTTCATCCTATTGTCCGAGATATACTGTCAACCCTAATTAGGACGTCCTATCTGTGTCCTGGTGAATCCAATTTAGGGTGTTTCTCCAGATATCCTTAAATACACACCAAACAACAATCCTCCGTCGAACACACACAACAAATCAGAGTGCAGATAGGATTCGCTGGTAACAAACACCCTGTTACCCCAACCTAGGGTTATCTATCACGGAGTCCCGGGCGTCGAGACTGATCATGGTAAAAACAGAACCATTAAGTATCGTGTTTTAGACAACTCGCTAGTCTGGGTAACTGTGATTAGGTTAGTTAATGGTACTTGGGCCACTGCCGGGGTTTTAACGCTGCTGTGTGACTGAGCATGAACAATGGCAGTAGAATTTAACACTATGACAACTTCCATTGGGGTTGGTGGAAATCTGACACAAAGACTGGCGAGGAGCACGCtttaaaccaaatttaaaaGACGTATTGAAATACTTATACTCTACAATCTTTATTTTAAACTCGGCAAAATCATGTTTTCCTCTGACATGCCTTTAAATTTAACCATATAATTAACGATTTATTCACCGATAAAGTTTTTGTGAGTTTGTCACAAACGAAAATGTTTACGTTTTGTGTATTCAAAGCTAACAATGCCTGTTTAAATCTCCTGTCGACACAATACCGGATTATGTATTAACCGTTAATTAACCGTACACGTCAGTCGTTATCGATATTTTGACGGAAACATGTAGCGATATCGAGTTAGACACGTGAATCAATATTGTTATTGGATTTATGATTTATTCATTTCGCAGTATAAAAGTTTTAATCCGTGTGCGTGTATTTAACGCTAAAAAGGTTTCATTGTGTGATCGACATTATCAGGAATACCTCGGACCTTTTCTGTTTTTCCCCACCAGAACACTGAGGTATTCCGGATGACATCactacaaaaacaaataaaacatgtactgtGTTTGGCCATGACCGAGTATTGGATTTTCATTAACCACAGGTGTCTGCATTTGGTTAGTTTTTAtagaaaaacaagaaatatcttttaaaaaagataaacggcatagttttaatgctggtggttataatgtaaaactgctggtgaaataaattaacgaactaattaataaatgcatttcagcacggataaaaaaattatatcactttgaatcatttttggtgataataagactacatttgaatcaggaatataattttattaatctgtcatttgaaaagatacatccacttattcagctgcattcaatcttaattttgtttcgtttttaactgcaatATTGCATTTTTCCATTttccgctacattgaccaatcccATACTTCATCATGACCAGTAACGAcactgtcgcgtcatatccgggggcaaaagaatattatacggctatgccgaaaaaaataCTAGCCTCTAtttctactacatgtacatcaagtCTTAGTAAGAGTATgacgaatatttttttctttcaatactACCTCGAAAGAAAACACTTCAGTCCACGATACCATTGTTTCGCCTTAGTGTAGATATCAACTACAATTGACAATGTTAAAATGGGGAAATGAGAACGATTCCGAAATTGAAATAAGATTTGCTACAACGTAAAATAAAGCTCTTAAATATTCTGAGATGGTATGAATTATGTTACTCTGGTTAATGATGCtagtcacagggacctgagaatttgtccCAGTGTAGGCGTATCTAGGCCTGATATTAATGAATATCACAGGGAcctagggacctgagaatttgtccCAGTGTAGGCGTATTTGGGCCTAAACTAATgaatatcacagggacctgagaatttgtccCAGTGTAGGCGTATTTGGGCCTAAACTAATgaatatcacagggacctgagaatttgtccCAATGTAGGCGTATTTGGGCCTAAACTAATgaatatcacagggacctgagaatttgtccCAGTGTAGGCGTATTTGGGCCTAAACTAATgaatatcacagggacctgagaatttgtccCAATGTAGGCGTATTTGGGCTTAAACTAATgaatatcacagggacctgagaatttgtccCAGTGTAGGCGTATTTGGGCCTAAACTAATgaatatcacagggacctgagaatttgtccCAATGCAGGCGTATTTGGGCCTAAACTAATgaatatcacagggacctgagaatttgtccCAGTGTAGGCGTATTTGGGCCTAAACTAATgaatatcacagggacctgagaatttgttggTGTAGACGTATTTGGGCCTAACCTAATGAGTATCACAGGGacccagggacctgagaatcTGTCCCATTGTAGGCGTATTTGGGCATAACCTAATATGTATCACAATTGTTTGGTgtagactttggtttgtttttgtttaacgtcctattaacagccagggtcatttaaggacgtgccaggttttggaggtggaagaaagccggagtacccggagaaaaaccaccggcctacggtcagtacctggcaactgccccacgtaggtttcgaactcgcaacccagagttggagggctagtgataaagtgtcgggacaccttaaccactcggccaccgcggccccaaaaTTGGTGTAGACgtatttggacctatcctaatgtgtatcacagggacctaaAAATTTGTTTGGTGTAGGCATATTTGGGCCTATCATAAcggtatcacagggacctgagagtTTTTCCAGTAAAGGTGTATTTTGAACTCTCCTGGTATATGTAGCACCTTTCCATATTTTTTACAGAGGCTAGATTAAAACTCAGTACAGTCTGACCCCTCAGCGTCCATGATAGTTATAGTGatgaaattgtgttttacacGTACAACCTGGAATAGGTCCAAATTACCTACACTGTATCGAATTATCAGGCCCCTGTGCCACGGACTGCTTGTCATTCCATCACAAACTAGTTACATTTAATACAGAGAAAATGATAAcggaataaaaaataaactttaaatgGAGATCGAGAATAAAATATCTCAAGACGGTATATCAATGACCTTATTGTGATTTTCAGACAGAAAGGTATGAATTATTCAGTAACTATTTTTTGTTCAAATTACGAAATCTATTAAATACAGGCTCAATTCACATCCATGTCCATATTTTAATACTTGTTTAGGTCCGTTTTAAGGACATAACTTCTAGATTTCCACACCGTGGACCCCGAGAACTTACAGACTAATGGTATTCCATTGGGTGATCGAATTCAATGGGACTCGTTCAGTGTATAGCATCTTTTccacaatatatattttgtcgttgtgtgttgagGCTATGATATaatttgtcactgtgtgttgacgttatgatatattttgtcgttgtgtgttgacgctatgatatattttgtcgttgtgtgttgacgctatgatatattttgtcactgtgtgttgacgctatgatatattttgtcactgtgtgttgacgttatgatatattttgtcactgtgtgttgacgctatgatatattttgtcgttgtgtgttgacgctatgatatattttgtcactgtgtgttgacgctatgatatattttgtcactgtgtgttgacgttatgaCATATTTGGTCACTGTGTGTTAtgctatgatatattttgtcactgtgtattgacgctatgatatattttgtcgttgtgtgttgacgctatgatatattttgtcactgtgtgttgacgctatgatatattttgtcgttgtgtgttgacgctatgatatattttgtcactgtgtgttgacgttatggtatattttgtcactgtgtgttgacgctatgatatATTGTGTCGTTGTGTGCTGACGCTATGATATACTGTGTGTTGAAGCTATTGGTTTGAATACTGAATATATCAAATTACACTGCACTTATAAAACCCATGAATACAACAACATACCtacatttaaaattcatttataaaatcaGTTCTATACATTTGGAACCTGTGGTTACAATCCTTTTGGAACcattcaatttaatttaaaaggCAAATGAAAATTAAGTACTGGCACGTGGGTACCTATTTCTCTCTAATTACCACACCTGAACAGGTATGGATGTCCGAGTCATTTAAACCTGACGTTGTCTGATGTGTTTAACTGTGTGGGAGGTAGATGAtactgtgtatactgtgtaGGTAGTCCGAGTTGGGTATACAACATGGATAGTttgctgtatatataacttacaaCTTCCTACTAGACTCGTTACTGTAAAGAATCCATGTAAACCGTTATATACATCGTAAGAGAATACGTGTACTCAGTAAATACGTCACAAATTAAAGTGTATTACCAAAGTGTCCGGTTTTaaaaggttctactgtacacaaactaaagtgtccagactaacaaggttctactgtacacacaaaccaaaatgtccagactaataaggttctactgtacacacaaaccaaagtgtccagactaacaaggttctactgtacacacaaaccaaaatgtccagactaacaagattcttctgtacacacaaaccaaagtgtcccgactaacaaggttctactgtacacacaaaccaaagtgtccagattaacaaggttctattgtacacacaaaccaaagtgtccagactaacacggttttactgtacacacaaaccaaagtgtccagactaacaaggttctactgtacacacaaaccaaagtgtccagactaacaaggttctactgtacacacaaaccaaagtgtccagactaacaaggttctactgtacacacaaaccaaagtgtccagactaacaaggttctactgtacacacaaaccaaagtgtcccgactaacaaggttctactgtacacgcaaatcaaagtgtccagattaacaaggttctattgtacacacaaaccaaagtgtccagactaacacggttttactgtacacacaaaccaaaatgtccagactaacaaggttctactgtacacacaaaccaaagtgtccagactaacaaggttctactgtgcacacaaaccaaagtatgcagactaacaaggttctactgtacacacaaaccaaagtgtccagactaacaaggttctattgtacacacaaaccaaagtatccagactaacaaggttctactgtacacacaaaccaaagtgtccagattaacaaggttctactgtacacgcaaatcaaagtgtccagattaacaaggttctattgtacacacaaaccaaagtgtccagactaacacggttttactgtacacacaaaccaaagtgtccagactaacaaggttctactgtacacaaactaaagtgtccagactaacaaggttctactgtacacacaaaccaaaatgtccagactaataaggttctactgtacacacaaaccaaagtgtccagactaacaaggttctactgtacacacaaaccaaatgtccagactaacaagattcttctgtacacacaaaccaaagtgtcccgactaacaaggttctactgtacacacaaaccaaagtgtccagattaacaaggttctattgtacacacaaaccaaagtgtccagactaacaaggttttactgtacacacaaaccaaagtgtccagactaacaaggttctactgtacacacaaaccaaagtgtccagactaacaaggttctactgtacacacaaaccaaagtgtccagactaacaaggttctactgtacacacaaaccaaagtgtccagactaacaaggttctactgtacacacaaaccaaagtgtcccgactaacaaggttctactgtacacgcaaatcaaagtgtccagattaacaaggttctattgtacacacaaaccaaagtgtccagactaacacggttttactgtacacacaaaccaaaatgtccagactaacaaggttctactgtacacacaaaccaaagtgtccagactaacaaggttctactgtgcacacaaaccaaagtatgcagactaacaaggttctactgtacacacaaaccaaagtgtccagactaacaaggttctattgtacacacaaaccaaagtatccagactaacaaggttctactgtacacacaaaccaaagtgtccagattaacaaggttctactgtacacgcaaatcaaagtgtccagattaacaaggttctattgtacacacaaaccaaagtgtccagactaacaaggttctactgtacacacaaaccaaagtgtccagactaacaaggttctactgtacacacaaaccaaagtgtccagactaacaaggttctactgtacacacaaaccaaagtgtccagactaacaaggttctactgtacacacaaaccaaagtgtccagattaacaaggttctactgtacacgcaaatcaaagtgtccagattaacaaggttctattgtacacacaaaccaaagtgtccagactaacacggttttactgtacacacaaaccaaagtgtccagactaacaaggttctactgtacacacaaaccaaagtgtccagactaataaggttctattgtacacacaaacaaaagtgtccagactaacaaggttctactgtacacaaaccaaagtgtccagactaacaaggttctactgtacacacaaaccaaatgtccagactaacatggtactactgtacacacaaaccaaagtgtccagactaacaaggttctactgtacacacaaaccaaaatgtccagactaacaaTGGTACTACTGTACACAcgaaccaaagtgtccagactaacaaggttctactgtacacacaaactaaagtgtccagactaacaaggttctactgtacacacaaaccaaagtgtccagactaacaaggttctactgtacacacaaactaaagtatccagactaacaaggttctactatacacacaaaccaaagtgtccagactaacacggttctactgtacacacaaaccaaagtatccagactaacaaggttctactatacacacaaaccaaagtatccagactaacaaggttctactgtacacacaaaccaaaatgtccagactaacaaggttctactgtacacacaaaccaaagtgtccagactaacaaggttctactgtgcacacaaaccaaagtatgcagactaacaaggttctactgtacacacaaaccaaagtgtccagactaacaaggttctattgtacacacaaaccaaagtatccagactaacaaggttctactgtacacacaaaccaaagtgtccagattaacaaggttctactgtacacgcaaatcaaagtgtccagattaacaaggttctattgtacacacaaaccaaagtgtccagactaacacggttttactgtacacacaaaccaaagtgtccagactaacaaggttctactgtacacaaactaaagtgtccagactaacaaggttctactgtacacacaaaccaaaatgtccagactaataaggttctactgtacacacaaaccaaagtgtccagactaacaaggttctactgtacacacaaaccaaaatgtccagactaacaagattcttctgtacacacaaaccaaagtgtcccgactaacaaggttctactgtacacacaaaccaaagtgtccagattaacaaggttctattgtacacacaaaccaaagtgtccagactaacacggttttactgtacacacaaaccaaagtgtccagactaacaaggttctactgtacacacaaaccaaagtgtccagactaacaaggttctactgtacacacaaaccaaagtgtccagactaacaaggttctactgtgcacacaaaccaaagtgtccagactaacaaggttctactgtacacacaaaccaaagtgtcccgactaacaaggttctactgtacacgcaaatcaaagtgtccagattaacaaggttctattgtacacacaaaccaaagtgtccagactaacacggttttactgtacacacaaaccaaaatgtccagactaacaaggttctactgtacacacaaaccaaagtgtccagactaacaaggttctactgtgcacacaaaccaaagtatgcagactaacaaggttctactgtacacacaaaccaaagtgtccagactaacaaggttctattgtacacacaaaccaaagtatccagactaacaaggttctactgtacacacaaaccaaagtgtccagattaacaaggttctactgtacacgcaaatcaaagtgtccagattaacaaggttctattgtacacacaaaccaaagt
Proteins encoded in this region:
- the LOC117317707 gene encoding uncharacterized protein LOC117317707 isoform X2, which translates into the protein MSSVGVQSAGSGRQARWSKTARSVQGEKRPTVSRERSFVDDEQEVEHVIQYRLPRISVSREELDNDPLDVDEKVFSRYGYEQTVRIPELGPVVRMINPPQTYVQTDRQASMLVPRFKHAAITPRRTPWTSRERTDDGVSRVMSSHKFRSESSKPEPERSPSPLSRSDSPAKSIKSIHWMLGSTKHPLFDHKGRSRYQGPFSREFTVTCIAPSNWMRMKWGRSRTTLVQ
- the LOC117317707 gene encoding uncharacterized protein LOC117317707 isoform X1, producing MAVSTGLCLALPAIQTDPFDGHHTLRWSKTARSVQGEKRPTVSRERSFVDDEQEVEHVIQYRLPRISVSREELDNDPLDVDEKVFSRYGYEQTVRIPELGPVVRMINPPQTYVQTDRQASMLVPRFKHAAITPRRTPWTSRERTDDGVSRVMSSHKFRSESSKPEPERSPSPLSRSDSPAKSIKSIHWMLGSTKHPLFDHKGRSRYQGPFSREFTVTCIAPSNWMRMKWGRSRTTLVQ